The Euwallacea similis isolate ESF13 chromosome 18, ESF131.1, whole genome shotgun sequence genome contains a region encoding:
- the Fam92 gene encoding CBY1-interacting BAR domain-containing protein 1 translates to MLNSFRPKTNCEEEAKFLQDRLNVVEKNLALLCGTFGQYARKTARVRDKGDELVKAVLSYSSSETVNKSLSIGLDSFADCMSTLSDYGDARTQALELKVVGELSRYHDICKKAKEEVRNVFGAREREVQRKRQLDRIRDRNPKNRQQILQAETELVKATAELSKTVRTIEDKTSSFERQKLHDVKSILLDFISIEMGFHAKALEVMSRAFTATEAIDEESDLKHFRNTQEKLDWEFKKSLRLPSGTLHGRSPGPRTSIFRSTQSLGSMGTMFSTSHNKRIPGIGHSRDKLNKSEETLDSMKRNSGSVTEDTSDSGSGSATSDDDEEEEDVESDALAVETKSGLKKAGK, encoded by the exons ATGCTCAATTCATTTCGCCCCAAAACCAACTG CGAGGAGGAAGCGAAATTCCTCCAAGACCGCCTCAATGTGGTGGAAAAGAACCTCGCCCTTCTCTGCGGCACGTTCGGGCAGTACGCCCGCAAAACGGCCCGCGTCCGAGACAAAGGAGACGAATTAGTCAAGGCCGTCCTCAGCTACTCATCCAGCGAGACCGTGAACAAGTCGCTCTCCATAGGTTTAGACAGTTTCGCCGACTGCATGTCCACACTGAGTGACTATGGCGACGCTAGGACTCAGGCCTTAGAACTGAAAG TCGTGGGAGAACTGTCGAGATATCACGACATATGCAAGAAGGCCAAGGAAGAAGTTCGGAACGTGTTCGGAGCACGGGAACGCGAAGTGCAGCGCAAGAGACAGCTGGATCGTATCCGAGACCGCAACCCAAAGAACAGGCAGCAGATACTGCAAGCTGAAACTGAGCTGGTTAAAGCCACTGCCGAGCTCTCGAAGACCGTGCGCACTATTGAGGACAAGACCTCCAGTTTTGAGCGGCAGAAGCTGCACGATGTTAAAAGCATCCTGCTGGACTTCATAAGCATCGAAATGGGGTTCCACGCTAAAGCCTTGGAAGTCATGTCTAGGGCTTTCACTGCGACTGAAGCCATTGATGAGGAGTCCGATTTGAAG CACTTCCGTAACACCCAAGAAAAGCTGGACTGG GAATTTAAGAAGTCTCTGCGTCTGCCATCCGGGACTCTTCATGGCCGTTCTCCGGGCCCCAGAACCTCAATCTTTCGCTCCACGCAGTCTCTAGGGTCAATGGGGACCATGTTCTCAACCTCACACAATAAACGCATTCCCGGAATTGGCCATTCTAGGGATAAATTGAACAAGAGTGAGGAGACGTTGGACTCCATGAAGAGGAACAGTGGATCTGTCACTGAGGACACCTCTGACAGTGGGAGTGGCAGTGCAACGAGTGATGACGATGAAGAGGAGGAGGATGTTGAGTCAGATGCATTGGCTGTTGAGACGAAGAGTGGGCTTAAGAAGGCTGGGAAGTAA
- the LOC136414813 gene encoding heat shock factor-binding protein 1, producing MVDVKDDMTNNVDSEGYSAASTADPKNVQELTQYVQSLLQTIQDKFQNMSDQILTRIDEMGTRIDDLEKNIGDLMTQAGVEGPDK from the exons ATGGTAGATGTAAAAGACGACATGACCAATAACGTAGACTCTGAAGGGTACTCAGCAGCCAGTACAGCTGATCCTAAGAATGTACAGGAGTTGACTCAATAC GTGCAAAGCCTTCTTCAGACAATACAggacaaatttcaaaacatgtcAGACCAAATCCTGACTCGCATTGATGAAATGGGTACCCGTATAGATGATCTGGAGAAGAACATCGGAGATTTAATGACTCAAGCAGGAGTGGAAGGGCCTGACAAATGA
- the LOC136414811 gene encoding TBC1 domain family member 25: MSGVFGYSREAVRVKVKKWEGAQPAEIRKFSVDPQITSFEVLQSILAKAFDLKGDFAICYRAYDVTGQEVYMRLLSDWDLDAAFLKAHNTSVATNQEPCLCLRVDLKPFEEQIEDWEQKQNVSILAQIRTPISQEAKPTSRFHGMINQMGKTLNMVQKALNFGDNLNAPVQPPRRPLSDTEFRRFCDAVGQIVYAKDLRSVIYYGGIEPSLRKVVWKHLLNVYPEGMNGRGRMDYIKKKAAEYEKLKETWKQAIAQGHVVGELAYTTGMVRKDVLRTDRHHPFYAGSDDNQNIASLFNILTTYALNHPKVSYCQGMSDLASPLLVTMNDEAHAYICFCALMQRLATNFMIDGIAMTQKFTHLAEGLMYYNPEFYNYLKAHQADDLLFCYRWLLLEMKREFAFDDSLRMLEVLWASLPADPPHTELKLFDTYFHPIPASATPPVSPLVKTPRENAYTKVCALRRQSSSISLSNYFCNKKVIPVKRQNHSFDETISHCKGLEIKLNKNQSLDDAALARPLRNSCETSPRALKQNLEGGELRARSVSPMEVKSDSAVILSNNRGSNHQMAFRRKSTSLSSSMSNLIRHTKKGGHFKELKNKIAAHKLFSSLDRLDGDHMIKEEDEKPKKVVKNLNEFLNFSGINKNKISDQSQQLQLNNEKPKILLTKSSFDDSESSVSEKPRHSSTTTTITTDDTDTFDDYSPDDSQEYFPLTTSVTRELRLELENLDRKVFGDKYVDRLSESPSSEGEEVESKTETRNAEVRPVLDKPADVFVWENPLHQGSPKHPDNTTTPDEQLDIDYDAPSMVNETSASKTITPIRIINSTDHQKLNSTMQKVVINLAMENGSNSCEEVQEVKAATFLPPPNEFGGGNPFLMFLCLTVLLQHRDHIISKGMDYNEMAMHFDKMVRKHDVTRVLNQARQMYARYMKEQTIAHHHLENLRNEKC; the protein is encoded by the exons ATGTCGGGGGTTTTCGGGTACAGCAGGGAGGCCGTTAGGGTCAAAGTGAAG AAATGGGAAGGGGCACAACCCGCGGAGATAAGGAAGTTCAGTGTCGATCCTCAAATCACCTCATTTGAGGTGCTTCAGAGCATATTGGCCAAAGCATTTGACCTGAAAGGAGATTTTGCCATCTGCTATAGAGCTTATGATGTTACTGGCCAGGAAGTTTatatgcggctgttgtctgACTGGGATTTGGATGCTGCCTTCTTGAA GGCCCACAACACCTCGGTGGCGACCAATCAAGAACCATGCCTTTGTCTGAGAGTGGACTTGAAGCCATTTGAAGAGCAAATAGAGGATTGGGAGCAGAAGCagaatgtttcaattttagctCAAATTCGAACCCCTATCAGCCAAGAAGCCAAGCCCACATCCAGGTTTCATGGCATGATTAATCAG ATGGGCAAAACTTTGAACATGGTACAAAAGGCCCTCAATTTTGGGGACAATTTAAATGCCCCTGTGCAGCCACCTAGACGTCCTTTGAGTGACACAGAATTTCGAAGATTCTGTGACGCAGTAGGCCAAATAGTTTATGCCAAAGATTTGCGCTCTGTGATTTATTATGGAGGAATTGAGCCCAGTCTGAG GAAAGTAGTGTGGAAGCACTTGCTTAATGTGTATCCTGAAGGGATGAATGGGAGGGGGAGAATGgattatattaaaaagaaagCTGCAGAATATGAGAAGCTCAAAGAGACTTGGAAGCAGGCCATAGCGCAAGGTCATGTAGTTGGGGAGTTAGCTTATACCACTGGCATGGTTCGAAAAGACGTACTGCGAACCGATAGACATCATCCTTTTTATGCAGGAAGCGATGATAATCAGAATATTGCCTCTCTTTTTAACATCTTAACAAC GTATGCCCTCAATCACCCAAAAGTTTCCTACTGCCAAGGTATGAGTGATTTAGCCTCACCACTCCTAGTCACAATGAACGATGAGGCTCATGCCTACATTTGTTTCTGTGCTCTAATGCAAAGACTGGCGACTAACTTCATGATTGACGGCATTGCAATGACTCAGAAGTTCACCCATTTAGCTGAAGGACTTATGTACTATAACCCCGAATTTTACAATTATCTGAAAGCTCACCAGGCAGATGATTTACTGTTCTGCTACCGCTGGTTGCTGCTGGAGATGAAGCGAGAGTTCGCCTTTGATGATTCGCTAAGGATGTTGGAGGTCCTCTGGGCTTCTTTGCCTGCCGATCCGCCTCACACAGAGTTGAAGTTGTTTGACACATATTTTCATCCCATTCCGGCCAGCGCCACTCCGCCTGTGAGTCCGTTG GTAAAAACCCCGCGAGAAAATGCCTACACCAAAGTGTGCGCCTTGCGTAGACAGAGTTCTTCCATTTCCCTCAGCAACTATTTTTGCAACAAGAAAGTAATTCCCGTCAAAAGACAAAATCACAGTTTCGACGAAACGATAAGCCACTGCAAGGGCCTGGAAATCAAACTGAACAAGAACCAAAGTCTGGATGACGCCGCCCTGGCTCGCCCGTTGAGGAACAGCTGCGAAACGAGCCCTCGAGCCCTCAAGCAGAACTTGGAAGGCGGAGAACTGCGTGCTCGATCTGTGTCTCCTATGGAGGTGAAGTCGGACTCCGCTGTCATACTGAGCAACAATCGCGGCAGCAACCATCAAATGGCGTTCAGAAGGAAAAGCACCAGCTTGTCATCGAGTATGTCCAATCTGATCAGGCACACGAAGAAAGGGGGGCACTTCAAGGAGCTAAAAAATAAGATAGCTGCCCACAAGCTGTTCTCGTCGCTGGATCGGTTGGATGGGGACCACATGATCAAGGAAGAGGACGAGAAGCCCAAGAAAGTCGTTAAGAACCTGAACGAGTTCCTCAATTTCTCGGGAATAAACAAGAACAAAATTTCGGACCAAAGCCAGCAATTGCAGCTGAATAACGAGAAGCCCAAGATCTTGCTGACCAAGTCGAGTTTCGATGATTCGGAGAGCTCCGTCAGCGAGAAGCCCAGGCACTCCTCAACGACGACCACAATAACCACTGACGACACTGATACCTTTGACGATTATAGTCCTGATGACAGCCAAGAGTACTTCCCCTTGACCACTTCGGTAACAAGGGAGCTGAGGTTGGAACTGGAGAATCTTGACCGCAAAGTCTTCGGTGATAAGTACGTGGATCGATTGTCGGAGTCGCCTTCCAGCGAGGGTGAGGAAGTGGAGTCGAAAACTGAGACCAGGAACGCGGAAGTGAGGCCAGTGCTG GATAAACCTGCCGATGTGTTCGTTTGGGAGAACCCCTTGCACCAGGGCAGCCCCAAACACCCCGATAACACGACCACCCCCGACGAACAGCTGGACATTGATTATGACGCCCCGAGTATGGTGAACGAAACATCAGCGTCAAAGACCATCACCCCCATCCGCATCATCAACTCGACCGACCATCAAAAACTGAACAGCACCATGCAGAAAGTCGTCATCAATCTCGCAATGGAAAACG GCTCGAACTCGTGCGAAGAGGTCCAAGAAGTGAAAGCAGCGACGTTTCTTCCGCCCCCTAACGAGTTCGGAGGCGGCAATCCGTTCTTGATGTTTCTCTGCTTGACGGTGCTGCTGCAGCACAGAGATCACATCATCAGCAAAGGCATGGACTACAACGAGATGGCCATGCACTTTGATAAGATGGTGCGTAAGCATGATGTTACCAGAGTGCTCAATCAGGCGAGGCAAATGTACGCGCGCTACATGAAAGAGCAGACTATTGCTCATCACCATTTGGAGAATTTAAGGAATGAGAAATGTTGA
- the LOC136414814 gene encoding thymidylate kinase — MRSLGRGALIVIEGVDRSGKSTQCRKLVESLRAKSITAELINFPDRTTLTGKLISEYLKNRDCKLNDQAIHLLFSANRWENVEKMKSLLNSGTTLIVDRYSYSGITFSAAKGVVDINWCKQPENGLPKPDLVFLLTLSHKEAASRSGFGEERYENETLQKNVSNAFLQLAKEEDNWRVIDANSSVESLHEVLLEGVLNKVSEVALKDLQTLQFNS; from the coding sequence atgCGTTCTTTAGGCCGCGGAGCATTAATAGTGATTGAAGGTGTAGACCGTTCGGGTAAATCCACCCAATGCAGAAAATTAGTAGAGTCTCTCCGAGCCAAAAGCATTACGGCCGAATTAATAAACTTTCCCGACCGGACAACTTTAACTGGAAAACTCATCAGTGAGTACCTCAAAAATCGAGATTGCAAGCTCAATGATCAAGCCATTCACCTGCTCTTCTCTGCAAACAGATGGGAAAATGTCGAGAAGATGAAATCCTTACTTAACTCAGGGACAACTCTAATTGTAGACAGATACTCATACTCTGGAATAACATTCTCTGCAGCTAAGGGCGTCGTAGACATCAATTGGTGCAAACAGCCTGAGAATGGCCTGCCCAAGCCCGATCTAGTTTTTCTGTTAACGTTAAGCCATAAGGAGGCTGCTAGTCGAAGTGGATTTGGGGAGGAGCGCTATGAGAATGAGACTCTACAGAAAAACGTCTCAAATGCGTTCCTACAACTAGCAAAAGAGGAGGATAATTGGAGAGTAATTGATGCTAATAGCAGCGTGGAGAGTTTACATGAAGTTTTATTGGAAGGTGTCCTCAATAAGGTGTCAGAAGTAGCTTTAAAAGATCTGCAAACTTTGCAGTTTAATTCATAA
- the LOC136414812 gene encoding ribosome biogenesis protein WDR12 homolog, protein MDKSDESQLQIRLITKQDIYAVPDVPLTVPANVQAKALNEVLNQLLQENSQEFFKPKEFDFLAVGQLIRLPLIEHLQEQNVSTEVTIDVEYIERTPAPEPQETILHDDWVSSIQSNDKWILTGCYDKSVGIWTHHGKPVISVKEHSEIVKGVTWIDSADPSKGFISVSHDQTGIIWDWDVGTNSVTPKISLRGHERGIDSVGVSPNCLRVATGGWDTNLKIWSSSLDSEDSGEPSSKKIRGNSSSNTVRTPVHTLKGHKESISSVNWVDNHIVCTASMDHTIKFWDCELYGISNEIVDQKAFLSASWSPLTKTLIASSADRHLRLYDPRSTEGTICKCMFTSHTLWVSSVMWSKYNEYLFVSGSYDSTVKMWDTRSPKAPLFNLQGHEGQVLAVDWSNNKYLVSGGADNSVHIFKNRDVFSK, encoded by the exons ATGGACAAATCAGACGAATCTCAGTTGCAGATCCGCTTAATTACCAAACAAGACAT CTATGCCGTTCCTGATGTGCCTCTCACGGTACCGGCCAACGTGCAAGCAAAAGCTTTAAACGAAGTCTTAAACCAACTACTCCAAGAAAATAGCCAAGAGTTCTTCAAGCCGAAGGAGTTTGACTTTTTAGCAGTCGGGCAGCTAATTCGACTGCCGCTCATTGAGCATTTACAAGAACAAAATGTGTCAACTGAAGTTACTATTGATGTGGAATACATAGAACGTACTCCTGCTCCTGAACCACAAGAGACCATCTTGCATGATGATTGGGTTTCATCCATTCAAAGCAATGACAAATG gATTTTAACTGGATGCTATGATAAATCTGTGGGTATTTGGACTCACCATGGGAAACCTGTAATCTCTGTTAAAGAACACTCAGAAATTGTAAAGGGAGTAACATGGATTGATTCTGCAGATCCTTCAAAGGGCTTCATATCAGTGTCTCATGATCAAACAGGCATTATTTGGGATTGGGATGTGGGTACTAATAGTGTAACCCCAAAAATCAGTTTGAGGGGACATGAAAGGGGGATAGACAGTGTTGGAGTGAGCCCTAATTGTTTGCGTGTGGCTACTGGAGG TTGGGACACAAACTTAAAAATCTGGTCTTCTTCATTGGATTCAGAAGATTCTGGTGAGCCAAGCAGCAAGAAAATTCGAGGAAATAGCAGTAGTAATACAGTTAGAACTCCTGTGCACACCCTCAAGGGGCATAAAGAGAGCATCTCATCGGTCAACTGGGTTGATAATCATATTGTCTGTACAGCTTCAATGGACCACACTATCAAGTTCTGGGATTGTGAG CTCTATGGAATTTCCAATGAAATAGTTGACCAAAAAGCCTTTTTGTCTGCTTCTTGGTCACCTTTAACCAAAACTTTAATAGCCAGCTCAGCTGACAGGCATCTAAGACTGTATGATCCCCGGTCAACAGAAGGCACCATCTGCAAGTGCATGTTTACATCACACACCTTATGG GTCAGCAGTGTAATGTGGTCTAAATACAACgaatatttgtttgtttcgGGAAGCTATGATTCTACAGTGAAAATGTGGGATACTCGAAGCCCAAAGGCGcctttatttaatttgcaaGGGCATGAGGGTCAAGTGTTGGCAGTAGATTGGTCTAATAATAAGTATTTGGTGTCGGGAGGGGCGGATAACAGCGTccatatatttaaaaacagagatgtttttagtaaataa